One Gimesia chilikensis DNA segment encodes these proteins:
- a CDS encoding DUF6754 domain-containing protein yields the protein MISSFNHMLKQALLPLLMLCLLLSPVLGAEAPAPPANFLAQDVPGDAGTAIDLSWTLSPDDEEQTKPRKVLRYVISRKVFTGDAKTLTPGTKLTVEVGGKEMTVEVVKDMNEYQLVGETTYSVNSFRDSNCETDVPYLYQIQAIGQEGLASTPVVLEQPVVAQLQWFNLQRGWFAIFVLLICGSVIMFIEMARRGKKLKVRKIAGLEAITDAVGRATEMGRSCLFVPGIQDINDIQTVAGITVLAQVAETTADYRATLEVPTSRSLVMTTARDTVEAAYLAAGRPDEYNEDDIYYITDEQFGYVASVTGKMVRDKPAACFYMGAFYAESLILAETGNSVGAIQVAGTAMPTQLPFFVAACDFTLIGEEFFAASAYLSREPQQLGSLKGQDFGKLVGGIVLVVGCVIATLAAFEAKSAPAEQGEPTSLESAQTYIKENILGKGGF from the coding sequence ATGATCAGTTCATTTAATCATATGCTGAAACAGGCGCTGCTTCCGCTGCTGATGCTCTGCCTGCTGCTGTCACCGGTGCTGGGGGCCGAGGCTCCTGCTCCGCCTGCCAACTTCCTGGCCCAGGATGTCCCCGGAGATGCAGGGACCGCCATTGATTTGAGCTGGACTCTTTCTCCCGACGATGAAGAACAGACCAAACCGCGGAAAGTCCTGCGATATGTCATTTCGCGAAAGGTTTTCACCGGTGATGCCAAAACATTAACACCGGGAACAAAGCTCACGGTCGAAGTCGGCGGAAAAGAAATGACTGTCGAAGTCGTCAAGGATATGAACGAGTACCAGCTTGTTGGCGAGACCACCTATAGTGTCAATTCATTTCGGGATTCCAATTGTGAAACCGATGTCCCTTACCTGTATCAGATTCAAGCAATCGGACAGGAGGGATTGGCATCGACGCCGGTCGTCCTCGAGCAACCAGTGGTGGCGCAGCTGCAATGGTTCAATCTGCAGCGGGGCTGGTTTGCCATATTTGTGCTCCTGATCTGTGGGTCCGTCATCATGTTCATCGAAATGGCCCGCCGGGGAAAGAAACTCAAGGTCCGCAAAATCGCCGGTCTGGAAGCGATCACCGATGCTGTGGGTCGCGCGACCGAAATGGGACGCTCCTGTCTGTTCGTTCCCGGGATTCAGGACATTAACGATATCCAGACCGTCGCCGGCATCACCGTACTGGCCCAGGTCGCAGAAACAACCGCCGACTACCGGGCGACCCTGGAAGTTCCCACTTCACGCTCCCTGGTGATGACCACCGCCCGCGATACCGTGGAAGCCGCATACCTCGCCGCGGGTCGTCCCGATGAATACAACGAAGACGACATTTACTACATCACCGACGAGCAGTTTGGCTATGTCGCCAGCGTGACTGGCAAAATGGTTCGAGACAAACCGGCCGCCTGTTTCTATATGGGTGCGTTTTACGCCGAGTCCCTGATTCTGGCAGAAACCGGAAATTCGGTCGGCGCGATTCAGGTTGCCGGCACAGCCATGCCGACCCAGCTCCCCTTCTTCGTCGCAGCCTGCGACTTCACTTTGATCGGAGAAGAGTTCTTCGCGGCTTCCGCCTACCTGTCACGGGAACCTCAGCAGTTGGGGAGTCTCAAGGGACAGGACTTCGGCAAGCTGGTGGGAGGCATCGTGCTGGTCGTTGGCTGCGTGATTGCCACCCTTGCTGCCTTTGAAGCTAAATCAGCTCCTGCAGAACAGGGCGAACCGACTTCCCTGGAGTCAGCGCAGACCTACATCAAAGAGAACATCCTTGGTAAGGGAGGTTTTTAA